From the Aulosira sp. FACHB-615 genome, the window GTATTGTGACAGGTGAAATTCAACTGCCTGATTTTCAGAGAGGTTGGGTTTGGGATGACGAACACATCCGTTCCCTTTTAGTTAGTATTGCGCGTGCTTTCCCTGTGGGAGCAATTATGTTACTTGAGGCTGGTGGCGATGCTAAGTTTAAAGCTAGACCTGTTGAAGGAGTAGATCCAACACAAGCAACAATTGATAAATTGAAAAAGCTGCTTCTTGACGGGCAACAAAGGCTGACTTCATTAACACAAGTATTGATATGTACGCAACCTGTACAAACTCGTGATTCTAAGAAGAAGCTAGTACAGCGTTATTACTATATTGATATTGAAACAGCCTTACTGGGGCCAGAACATTACGAAAGCGCGATTATTAGCATTGATGC encodes:
- a CDS encoding DUF262 domain-containing protein codes for the protein MSTFDSTKTRLQTLLNSIVTGEIQLPDFQRGWVWDDEHIRSLLVSIARAFPVGAIMLLEAGGDAKFKARPVEGVDPTQATIDKLKKLLLDGQQRLTSLTQVLICTQPVQTRDSKKKLVQRYYYIDIETALLGPEHYESAIISIDADRIQKENFGRDVKLDLSTPEKEYEHFYFPCNQILNAGAWEVGLNQYDFTHKSNKLNRYMDFRTQVLDAFRYYELPIIELNRNNTKEAVCLVFEKVNTGGDH